The Chanodichthys erythropterus isolate Z2021 chromosome 12, ASM2448905v1, whole genome shotgun sequence genome contains a region encoding:
- the tma16 gene encoding translation machinery-associated protein 16: MPKAAKGKGQVEKKVIHPYSRKAGYIARAAIKQERKEKLKGEKARRLNLIGEKLLWFQSQLDTDKSEYTKHDACQIIERYLHRFDGELEQIELANSIKGRQGRQHGSREAIINQTVERERALYEGSGFEIPDIINSKHLKTFREWNGDLKKLPNIKWRKVSSKGSDSTPSAVSHNADKHMEEENEEDASLNSDTDL, from the exons ATG CCGAAGGCCGCGAAAGGAAAGGGACAGGTGGAGAAAAAGGTTATTCACCCATACAGCAGAAAAGCTGGATATATCGCAAGAGCTGCCATCAAACAAGAGAGGAAAGAAAA GTTAAAGGGTGAGAAGGCACGGCGTTTAAATTTGATTG GTGAAAAACTTTTGTGGTTCCAAAGCCAGCTGGACACTGACAAGTCAGAATACACCAAACATGATGCTTGTCAAATAATTGAGAG gtaccttcaccgGTTTGATGGAGAGCTGGAGCAGATTGAGTTGGCAAACAGTATTAAAGGACGACAGGGTCGTCAGCATGGCTCTAGAGAAGCTATCATCAATCAGACAGTTGAGCGAGAGAGAGCTCTGTATGAAGGCAGTGGCTTTG AAATCCCTGACATTATCAACTCTAAGCATCTGAAAACATTCAG AGAGTGGAACGGTGACCTCAAGAAACTTCCCAACATTAAGTGGAGAAAGGTTTCATCCAAAGGCTCTGATAGCACACCGTCTGCAGTTTCACATAATGCAGATAAACACATGGAGGAAGAAAATGAGGAAGATGCATCTCTGAATTCTGATACTGACCTATAG
- the marchf1 gene encoding uncharacterized protein marchf1: MPVHQISVVPITKENANSSSRNRDKSKENEGEKAPGRSGSRSSNISKASSSTQGPVLNSISQTSVTPSSQDICSSSGYAKLEVDGSDQTTPVMPINPASDPAPTTKRQVKRRIRRRRESTGTVGCAKECVDKTKHSRSHKQVRTHSDSSSEDEQRWREARSWSREKARRRRSGSRQTQAHPREERNGIELMSVNSDEGQKENQPPLCKGPNTKAHKKLLKKERGGQSQAANHRKGRDHGTSRSGSEEDDPITKTYEERGSGEPDMSVPSACKCTNPTNQNGTMQHACTDDELEVCRICHCEGDEEFPLITPCHCTGSLRFVHQACLHQWIKSSDTRCCELCKYDFIMETHLKPLRKWEKLQMSTSERRKIFCSVTFHLAAVVCVIWSLYVLIDRTAEEIRLGKNNALVRLSPLNAAGVLEWSFWTKLIVVAVGFTGGLIFMYIQCKVYLQLWRRLKAFNRIIFVQNCPDTVRNGENRPPQVTQSNGTHGAVEVPAPQTQTNTGGVEVAPV, translated from the exons GGTGAGAAGGCACCCGGGCGATCAGGAAGTCGATCCAGCAATATATCTAAg GCCAGCAGTTCCACCCAGGGACCTGTGCTGAACAGTATCTCTCAAACATCAGTTACACCCTCCTCCCAGGACATATGCAG CTCTAGTGGTTACGCTAAACTTGAAGTAGATGGCTCAGATCAGACAACACCCGTCATGCCCATAAACCCCGCCTCCGATCCCGCCCCCACCACGAAGAGGCAAGTCAAGCGTCGTATTCGACGGCGACGGGAGAGCACCGGGACAGTTGGGTGTGCCAAGGAGTGCGTGGACAAGACGAAACATTCACGTTCGCATAAGCAAGTGCGCACACACTCTGACTCATCCTCAGAGGACGAGCAACGCTGGAGAGAAGCTCGCTCTTGGAGCCGCGAGAAAGCGAGACGGAGACGCAGTGGCAGCCGACAAACACAAGCGCATCCCCGTGAAGAACGGAACGGCATTGAGCTCATGTCTGTCAACTCTGACGAGGGACAGAAAGAGAACCAGCCACCACTGTGCAAGGGTCCCAATACCAAGGCCCACAAAAAGTTGTTAAAAAAGGAGCGTGGGGGTCAAAGTCAGGCAGCCAATCACAGGAAAGGGAGGGATCATGGTACTAGTAGGAGTGGAAGTGAAGAGGATGATCCTATTACTAAGACATATGAGGAGCGAGGTTCAGGAGAGCCAGATATGTCTGTCCCATCTGCCTGTAAATGCACTAATCCCACCAATCAAAATGGCACCATGCAACATGCATGCACTGATGATGAACTAGAGGTGTGCAG gatctgtcactgtgaaggtgatGAGGAGTTTCCGCTCATCACCCCCTGTCACTGTACCGGAAGTTTGCGTTTTGTGCACCAGGCCTGCCTGCACCAGTGGATCAAGAGCTCCGacacacgctgctgtgagctgTGCAAATATGACTTCATCATGGAGACACACCTCAAACCTTTGCGCAAG TGGGAGAAGCTACAGATGTCTACGAGCGAGCGACGGAAGATCTTTTGCTCTGTGACCTTTCACTTGGCGGCTGTGGTGTGTGTCATCTGGTCGCTCTACGTTCTGATTGACCGCACGGCTGAAGAGATCCGCCTAGGCAAAAACAATG CGTTGGTGCGTTTGTCCCCTCTCAATGCCGCAGGGGTGCTGGAGTGGTCGTTCTGGACTAAGCTCATTGTGGTGGCGGTTGGCTTTACTGGAGGACTCATCTTCATGTACATTCAGTGCAAAGTCTACCTGCAGCTTTGGAGGAGGCTGAAGGCTTTCAACAGGATCATCTTTGTACAGAACTGCCCCGACACTGTCCGCAACGGAGAGAACAGACCGCCCCAGGTCACCCAGAGCAACGGCACGCACGGGGCGGTGGAGGTTCCCGCACCTcagacacaaacaaacacaggaGGTGTGGAGGTGGCTCCTGTTTGA